ACCCTGTTAAATAAAGCAGCGCAGTAATAGAGAACACGTTGGCATATCCCCAATACGACCCGTACTTTATTACAATTCCCGTTGAGACCGGTCCCATAAACGCCCATCCCAACTGAAACACCATTTGGTTTATTGAATTTGCCAAGCCCCTTACAGAATCATTGACCTTGGACATCATCAACGACATTTGAATCGGGTTACCTGCATTCATAAGTGCTTGTCTAAACAAGAAGCCTAACGTCGCCCAAAGCAGATTTTGTGTATAGGCAGTCAGCAGTAAAAAAGGAAGTGATGCAAGCTGCAGAAAGACAACAGCTCGCACCTCCCCAATTTCCCTGACAACTGCAGGGCCAATAAACATGGCAACAGCCGTTGCTGCTTGACCAAGTGAGATAATCATTCCAACCATGGAATTAGACGCTGCAAAACGATCTGCAAAATACAAATTTAAATAGGGGATGACCAAGCCGCTTCCGAATCCAATCAACAACTGGGCAAAAGCAAACAAAGCAATGATCTTGAAACCATTTAAATTTGCTTTAAAAAACAGTAATGGCCTTACCTTCACAGAAGGATCCGGCTTTTTTTTCGGTGCCTCTGTCATTTTAACTATAGGGAAAAAAGCCAATAAATAAAACACGCTTCCAACAATCAATGTGTATCGAATACTGGCTAAGTCATGAGTCACATAGGCAAAGATATCTGTCAAAAAACCGCCCAGAAGACTGCCAGCTACCTGTGCAACCGTTACAAGTGCTGCGTGCAAACTAAATAAATGGACCCGCTGTTTGGCGGTGGAGTTTTCTGCGAGCCATGGAATCGTTGAGACTTGCAAAAAAGCTGTAAACAACCCAGTGCCAAAACCAGTGAGCAGCAGCAATGATTCGAGTTCAATGATACTTCTAGTGACCAGAACCAGACCTGAAGCAACCGCCCCATACATCATTACACGCCTACGTCCCAATCGATCGCTCATAATGCCTGCAGGAACAAGTATAATCGCCATAGCAAGTGCTTGAAGAGCAATAATCTCTCCGTTCACATCCTGGCTGTATCCAAGCTCCCGTATGTAGAAATTATAAATCACCATAAACATGCCAAGCCCTATTTGTGAAAAAATGTTGGCAATCAGGGCCAGCTTGACATTTTGATTATAAGTTTTAAACTGTTCGATCCATTCTTGAAAAAATCGCATCAGTGCCGCCGCCCTCTTTGTTTCGTGTCCCTAAATATATTACCCTCATTTTTCCAAAAAGTAAATACCCCTTGCCCCGTTCTCATGTTTATCCAGTTTCAAACCGGGTAAACACAGACCAAGATAGATGATCCAGCACCTGTTAAACGAGTGAAATTCATTAAACAAGGAGGATTCATCATGGATGAAAATCGGGATGTAGAAGTTGAGCGAAAAGAAAAGAAAAGCGATCCATCCAAAGTGGGCGTCGCTATTATCAAATATGCCACCTACCTCATTATTTTCTTCGGAATCCTATGGTTTCTCATTAACTATGTATTTCCGATGTTCTAATGCATTTAAAAACGGCAGCTCCTATCGATGAAGGGAGCTGCCGTTTTGGTTATAAAGCATCGGTCACGCCGAGGAGAATGATTCCGGTCATGACAATGATGATCATAATATAATGTCGTGTTGATAGAACCTCTTTAAGAAAAATGCGTGATAAAATAACTGAAAATATACCATGTGCGGCTATGAGCGGCGCTGCAATGATGGCATTGCCGGCCATCGCAAATACATAGAAAAATTGCCCCACCGTTTCAAGAATGGCTGCATATCCTTTATCCCGCTCAACAAAAAAGTTAAACTGTGCCTTTTTGATGCCTTTTACATATATAAAAGCCAGTACAGCACACATGAAAAATGTTAATTCGTAGGCAATCAGGGCTGAACTTTCACTGATTAATTTCAGTTCGTCAAGGTAAATTCCATCCGCAAATGTACCTAAACCATCAATCAGACTGTAAAGGATTGGAAAGGTGATCGCCAATACACCGATTTGATACTTTTTATCGACTGACCCACTAACCTTTTGCATAGCTTCAACTTCGTCCTGTTTTTCAAGCGCAGCTAGTCCAATGACCCCTGCAGTGACAATGATCACTCCAGCAATGTCAAGCATATGCAGCTCTCTTGGAAAGAAAATGAATAGTAGAATGGCGCTGACGGCCCCAGAAGAGTTCTGCACAGGCGCAGCAATCGACAATTCAATATATCTTAAACCGATATACCCGATGGTCATCGACAAAATATATAAGAATGAAACTGGGAAATAACGTACAATATCAAATGGGTCAAACGCCACATCCTTGATTAGCATATACAATACAGCATGGATACCCATTACAAGGCCGACCATGACAACAATCTTTAAGTGACTGAGTTTGTCGTCAGGGTCAGACCCTTTCTTATAAAATAGATTGGCGCCGCCCCAAGCAAACGCTGTTAAAAGTGAAAATACAAACCACATGCATAAAAACCTCCATCATATCTGCCAAACTTAAAGCTAGTCAAACGCACAGAAGGTTATTATACCATGGGCGGGGTCATCCGTGAACACCCGAATCCATTGCATACAATGTTCGATAATAGTCACTGGTCTCCATGAGTTCGTCATGGCTTCCAGCCATCTTAATACCACCTTTATCTATAAACAGAATATTATCCATTAATTCTGCACCTGCAAGGTGATGGGTGACTAAGACCACCGTTTTATTGCGAGCAGCGTGCAACATTGTTTCTAATAACGATTGTTCAGTTAAAGGGTCAAGCCCAGTTGTCGGTTCATCCAATAATATGATGGGCGTGTCCTGAAGAAGCAAACGTGCAAAAGCAATACGATGACGTTCGCCACCTGAAAAGCGCTTGCCCATTTCCTCCATCTTCGTATGAATACCTTCAGGCAAGGTCTCAATCATGTCCATCATTTGAGCATCCCTCAAAACATTGATTATTTCTTCTTCTTCTGTGGCATCAGGCTGGCCAATACGGACATTGTTTGCGACGGTTGTATTAAACAAATGTGGATGCTGATTCAATACAGCAACTTGCTTTGATAAGAAACTGGCATCCATCTTGGCGTCATCTAGCAGGAGCTGTC
This sequence is a window from Lentibacillus sp. JNUCC-1. Protein-coding genes within it:
- a CDS encoding MFS transporter, encoding MRFFQEWIEQFKTYNQNVKLALIANIFSQIGLGMFMVIYNFYIRELGYSQDVNGEIIALQALAMAIILVPAGIMSDRLGRRRVMMYGAVASGLVLVTRSIIELESLLLLTGFGTGLFTAFLQVSTIPWLAENSTAKQRVHLFSLHAALVTVAQVAGSLLGGFLTDIFAYVTHDLASIRYTLIVGSVFYLLAFFPIVKMTEAPKKKPDPSVKVRPLLFFKANLNGFKIIALFAFAQLLIGFGSGLVIPYLNLYFADRFAASNSMVGMIISLGQAATAVAMFIGPAVVREIGEVRAVVFLQLASLPFLLLTAYTQNLLWATLGFLFRQALMNAGNPIQMSLMMSKVNDSVRGLANSINQMVFQLGWAFMGPVSTGIVIKYGSYWGYANVFSITALLYLTGSLYFFFVFKKLTPSKDSAHI
- a CDS encoding EamA family transporter — its product is MWFVFSLLTAFAWGGANLFYKKGSDPDDKLSHLKIVVMVGLVMGIHAVLYMLIKDVAFDPFDIVRYFPVSFLYILSMTIGYIGLRYIELSIAAPVQNSSGAVSAILLFIFFPRELHMLDIAGVIIVTAGVIGLAALEKQDEVEAMQKVSGSVDKKYQIGVLAITFPILYSLIDGLGTFADGIYLDELKLISESSALIAYELTFFMCAVLAFIYVKGIKKAQFNFFVERDKGYAAILETVGQFFYVFAMAGNAIIAAPLIAAHGIFSVILSRIFLKEVLSTRHYIMIIIVMTGIILLGVTDAL